From one Streptomyces chromofuscus genomic stretch:
- a CDS encoding stealth family protein, whose protein sequence is MSIGNPEASAAVGAYRTLVPAGLRRRTARRVPPRLRQLLKRLLRRLHSLTFGARLLRSMLARRRWPHLFGPGERLAALAGPGQRIALVRPTVSPLGLREANLELVVTALEEAGVDYFAVRGASDFRSCLAVAATDRDRARQALERCAGHSPVYLAACRGESAQGRPVMAGSARGRRLAREAAVLRVGMVWSDPAGTLVLGLEHGCDVEFWQPSEGRLVAPRPNRVTQDVALDEPRVLAPVSRLTGFAALHTRRTRTVRTIRPCAEPLPEDVRFPIDVVYTWVDGSDPAWQWRRSAYGDGGYHTESANAARYISRDELRYSLRALEQNAPWVRHVHLVTDRQRPAWLNDAHPRLTVVDHSEIFDDPQALPTFNSHAIESRLHHIKGLAEHFLYFNDDMFLGCPVTPQDFFLSNGMTRTFFSPSQVPRSDLTPVDRPVDAAGKNNRRLLLEQFGSAIVQKLRHAPYALRRSVLHEIEREYAEAHRQTSSSRFRSATDISIPSSLYHYYAYFTGRAVPSTISFAYLDLARPEIQRRLGILLARRDRQAFCINDTLSDGRDVERQTAMLRAFLQSYYPVPSPFERKEREVR, encoded by the coding sequence ATGAGCATCGGCAACCCGGAGGCGTCCGCCGCGGTCGGGGCGTACCGCACCCTCGTTCCCGCGGGACTCAGACGCCGCACCGCGCGCCGCGTCCCGCCGCGGCTGCGGCAGCTGCTCAAGCGCCTGCTGCGCCGGCTGCACAGCCTGACCTTCGGGGCCCGGCTGCTGCGTTCGATGCTGGCCCGCCGCCGCTGGCCGCATCTGTTCGGGCCGGGCGAGCGGCTCGCCGCGCTCGCCGGTCCCGGCCAGCGGATCGCCCTCGTACGGCCCACGGTCTCGCCGCTGGGCCTGCGCGAGGCCAACCTCGAACTCGTCGTCACCGCGCTGGAGGAGGCCGGGGTCGACTACTTCGCCGTCCGTGGCGCCTCCGACTTCCGCTCCTGCCTCGCCGTCGCCGCGACCGACCGCGACCGCGCCCGGCAGGCATTGGAGCGCTGCGCCGGGCACAGCCCCGTCTACCTCGCGGCCTGCCGCGGCGAGTCCGCCCAGGGCAGGCCGGTGATGGCCGGCTCGGCACGCGGCCGTCGGCTCGCCCGCGAGGCCGCCGTGCTCCGGGTCGGCATGGTCTGGAGCGACCCGGCCGGCACCCTGGTGCTGGGCCTGGAACACGGCTGCGACGTCGAGTTCTGGCAGCCGAGCGAGGGCCGTCTGGTCGCGCCGCGACCCAACCGGGTCACCCAGGACGTCGCGCTCGACGAACCCCGCGTCCTGGCTCCGGTCAGCCGCCTCACCGGCTTTGCCGCCCTGCACACCCGCCGCACCCGCACGGTCCGCACCATCCGGCCCTGCGCCGAGCCCCTCCCCGAGGACGTCCGCTTCCCGATCGACGTCGTCTACACCTGGGTCGACGGCAGCGACCCCGCCTGGCAGTGGCGGCGCAGCGCCTACGGCGACGGCGGCTACCACACCGAGTCCGCCAACGCGGCCCGCTACATCAGCCGCGACGAACTGCGCTACTCGCTGCGCGCGCTGGAGCAGAACGCGCCCTGGGTGCGCCACGTCCACCTGGTGACGGACCGGCAGCGCCCGGCCTGGCTCAACGACGCCCACCCCCGGCTCACCGTCGTCGACCACTCCGAGATCTTCGACGACCCGCAGGCGCTGCCCACCTTCAACTCGCACGCCATCGAGAGCCGCCTGCACCACATCAAGGGCCTCGCCGAGCACTTCCTGTACTTCAACGACGACATGTTCCTCGGCTGCCCGGTCACCCCGCAGGACTTCTTCCTGTCCAACGGCATGACCCGCACCTTCTTCTCCCCCTCCCAGGTGCCGCGCTCGGACCTCACGCCGGTCGACCGCCCGGTCGACGCGGCCGGCAAGAACAACCGGCGCCTGCTGCTGGAGCAGTTCGGCAGCGCCATCGTGCAGAAACTGCGGCACGCCCCCTACGCGCTGCGCCGCAGCGTGCTGCACGAGATCGAACGGGAGTACGCCGAGGCGCACCGGCAGACGTCCTCCAGCCGCTTCCGCAGCGCCACCGACATCTCCATCCCGTCGTCGCTGTACCACTACTACGCCTACTTCACGGGCCGGGCGGTGCCGTCGACCATCTCGTTCGCCTATCTCGACCTGGCCCGGCCGGAGATCCAGCGGCGGCTCGGCATCCTGCTGGCCCGCCGCGACCGGCAGGCGTTTTGCATCAACGACACCCTCTCCGACGGCCGGGACGTGGAGCGCCAGACGGCGATGCTGCGCGCGTTCCTCCAGTCGTACTACCCGGTGCCCAGTCCCTTCGAGCGGAAGGAGCGCGAGGTCCGGTGA
- a CDS encoding glycosyltransferase family 4 protein, whose amino-acid sequence MKISFLINNIYGIGGTNRTVINLAEALSVQHEVEIVSVFRRAHATKFEISPRVAVRALVDLRPGSADRGAAGSDEPSDVVPRQEEFYAQYSRFTDGRIIRELQRTSADVVVGTRPSLNLFVAAHTRDGALRVAQEHMTHLAIPPAVRAEMARVYPRLDAITTVTDADARSFMENTPIPGIPVVGIPNSVPQPSVTPSDCTRKVVVSAGRMHHIKRYDLLIRAFGRLADDFPDWQLRIYGDGGEAAKLRALVTELGLTGRALLMGGFSPIESEWAKGSIAAVTSSAESFGMTLVEAMRCGLPVVSTDCPVGPREILTDGEDGFLVPNGEVEGIAWGLGRLMADEPLRRTMGAAALRNAARYDPAAVAGEYLDLFEDAARRRAAAHRGYRAPAASRKGAATPLTVPPVSVGQAVADVTADDGGWLRFSADAPGEGRKRRQFVLRHKPSDGNRLPDLPLRTQRQDLDNGGTRYTAALTPSALDELGDGRWQVTLQTGKASPVHLKAGIRDTRALIDARARLITRPPSGPVGWNLPYAQPNGRLMLRTVLRAEHAECTGVEVDDGRITLRGVLCGGRRLEPGALFVVSRRGRHGRNITVPVEILGRQAFRAEAPVRQVVDLRLEHWEDWDWWLQPDPFDRRKVRVCHLLEDFPDVKSAYAYPSLPLAGGEPSEYAVIHPARPVWVRPYCSASGAMAMNVVDR is encoded by the coding sequence GTGAAGATCTCCTTCCTGATCAACAACATCTACGGCATCGGCGGCACCAACCGCACGGTGATCAACCTCGCCGAGGCGCTGTCCGTGCAGCACGAGGTGGAGATCGTGTCGGTGTTCCGGCGCGCGCACGCCACCAAGTTCGAGATCTCACCGCGCGTGGCCGTGCGCGCCCTGGTCGACCTGCGCCCGGGCTCCGCCGACCGCGGCGCCGCCGGAAGCGACGAACCGAGCGACGTGGTGCCGCGCCAGGAGGAGTTCTACGCCCAGTACAGCCGCTTCACCGACGGCCGGATCATCCGCGAGCTGCAGCGGACGTCCGCCGACGTCGTGGTCGGCACCCGGCCCAGCCTGAACCTGTTCGTCGCCGCCCACACCCGCGACGGCGCCCTGCGCGTCGCCCAGGAGCACATGACGCACCTGGCCATCCCGCCGGCGGTCCGCGCGGAGATGGCCCGCGTCTACCCGCGCCTGGACGCGATCACCACGGTCACCGACGCCGACGCCCGCTCCTTCATGGAGAACACCCCGATCCCGGGCATCCCCGTCGTCGGCATCCCCAACAGCGTCCCGCAGCCGTCCGTCACCCCGTCCGACTGCACCCGCAAGGTCGTGGTCAGCGCCGGCCGGATGCACCACATCAAGCGGTACGACCTGCTGATCCGCGCCTTCGGCCGGCTCGCCGACGACTTCCCCGACTGGCAGCTGCGCATCTACGGCGATGGCGGTGAGGCCGCCAAGCTGCGCGCGCTGGTCACCGAACTCGGCCTGACCGGAAGGGCGTTGCTGATGGGCGGCTTCTCGCCCATCGAGTCCGAGTGGGCCAAGGGCTCCATCGCGGCCGTCACCTCCAGCGCCGAGTCCTTCGGCATGACCCTCGTCGAGGCGATGCGCTGCGGCCTGCCCGTCGTCTCCACCGACTGCCCGGTCGGCCCACGCGAGATCCTCACCGACGGCGAGGACGGCTTCCTCGTACCCAACGGCGAGGTCGAGGGCATCGCGTGGGGCCTGGGGCGCCTGATGGCCGACGAGCCGCTGCGCCGCACCATGGGCGCCGCCGCGCTGCGCAACGCCGCGCGCTACGACCCGGCGGCCGTCGCCGGCGAGTACCTGGACCTGTTCGAGGACGCCGCCCGCCGGCGCGCCGCCGCCCACCGCGGCTACCGCGCCCCCGCCGCGTCCCGCAAGGGCGCAGCCACCCCGCTCACCGTGCCCCCCGTCTCCGTCGGCCAGGCCGTCGCGGACGTCACCGCCGACGACGGAGGCTGGCTGCGCTTCAGCGCCGACGCACCCGGCGAGGGCCGCAAGCGCCGCCAGTTCGTGCTGCGCCACAAGCCCTCCGACGGCAACCGCCTCCCCGACCTGCCGCTGCGTACCCAGCGTCAGGACCTCGACAACGGCGGCACCCGCTACACCGCCGCCCTCACCCCGTCCGCCCTCGACGAACTCGGCGACGGACGCTGGCAGGTGACCCTGCAGACCGGCAAGGCGTCCCCCGTGCACCTGAAGGCCGGCATCCGTGACACCCGCGCCCTCATCGACGCCCGCGCCCGCCTCATCACCCGCCCGCCGTCCGGCCCCGTCGGCTGGAACCTGCCCTACGCCCAGCCCAACGGCCGTCTGATGCTGCGCACCGTGCTGCGCGCGGAGCACGCCGAGTGCACCGGCGTCGAGGTCGACGACGGCCGCATCACGCTGCGCGGCGTGCTGTGCGGAGGTCGGCGCCTGGAGCCCGGCGCGCTGTTCGTCGTCAGCCGCCGCGGCCGGCACGGGCGGAACATCACCGTGCCCGTCGAGATCCTCGGCCGCCAGGCGTTCCGCGCCGAGGCGCCCGTGCGCCAGGTCGTCGACCTCCGGCTGGAACACTGGGAGGACTGGGACTGGTGGCTCCAGCCCGACCCGTTCGACCGCCGCAAGGTGCGCGTCTGCCACCTGCTGGAGGACTTCCCCGACGTCAAGAGCGCCTACGCCTACCCGTCACTGCCGCTCGCCGGCGGCGAGCCCTCCGAGTACGCCGTGATCCACCCGGCGCGCCCGGTGTGGGTCCGGCCGTACTGCTCGGCCTCCGGGGCGATGGCGATGAACGTGGTGGACCGATGA
- a CDS encoding PIG-L family deacetylase, which produces MTRSVLHVIAHQDDDLYFMNPDLVRSLQDGDRVTTVVLTAGEGDGINADTGDPQRVAVPPDFVGYSTERGCGLRSAYARMVTGDRDRPWRREAVDLVPGFAAERFTLDGHDQVCLYFLQLHMGAPTERGTRTRLHELWEGALRTQATLPVRGGTVGEVQQVTREQVIGALTALLADVRPTMVRAMDPDPEHDGGKEEYVCSDHVDHTTTAQFTLAALARHREAGHYPVVEHYRAYANRFWGYNLDSVATAEKAEYLATYAGLDAPERCAHGTCETCGDRQLGGNPYRSTHMMSTAHRYTPTTTWLRLGPGGRLNAFGVLAGRLAFWTETGPATGEWKGPFVLGDGWLCPTLAVTGLPGGPAELVGLRRQNVVGGGVTVDVVHTAQDPDGGGFSGWRTLENPDWTHGDGRRQREAGVPSAAVDPAGRLHVFVRDYAQGVSLRRRDVSGAWGPWENLGGSFVQDAGAVLVTERGTVELYVPGKNSVWRWHQTEPGGAFLLDDTLKTGRPATGGVTAVDSGEGRTCLYFREAGTQQVMAYRQHPDGRWPGSGAGLGGHGGTGPVAALWAPERGAREAYLAHRGSRGRLVVSLPDRDKEVSGTHWHESGDMLAHAPAMAYDAAGAVTVAVIGTDGRLRVRRQLSPAVGSPLGPWR; this is translated from the coding sequence ATGACCCGTTCCGTCCTGCATGTCATCGCCCACCAGGACGACGACCTGTACTTCATGAACCCCGACCTGGTCCGTTCCCTCCAGGACGGCGACCGGGTGACCACGGTGGTGCTCACCGCGGGGGAGGGCGACGGCATCAACGCCGACACCGGCGACCCCCAACGCGTCGCGGTACCACCGGACTTCGTCGGCTACAGCACCGAGCGCGGCTGCGGACTGCGCTCCGCCTACGCCCGGATGGTCACCGGCGACCGGGACCGCCCCTGGCGGCGCGAGGCCGTGGACCTCGTCCCCGGCTTCGCCGCCGAACGGTTCACGCTCGACGGCCACGACCAGGTGTGCCTGTACTTCCTCCAGCTCCACATGGGCGCGCCCACCGAACGCGGCACCCGCACCCGCCTGCACGAGCTGTGGGAGGGCGCCCTGCGCACCCAGGCCACGCTGCCGGTGCGCGGCGGCACCGTCGGCGAGGTCCAGCAGGTCACGCGCGAACAGGTGATCGGCGCGCTGACCGCGCTGCTCGCCGACGTCCGCCCGACCATGGTGCGCGCGATGGATCCCGACCCCGAGCACGACGGCGGCAAGGAGGAGTACGTCTGCTCCGACCACGTCGACCACACCACCACCGCCCAGTTCACGCTCGCCGCCCTCGCCCGGCACCGCGAGGCCGGGCACTACCCGGTGGTCGAGCACTACCGCGCCTACGCCAACCGCTTCTGGGGCTACAACCTCGACTCGGTCGCGACGGCGGAGAAGGCCGAGTACCTCGCGACGTACGCCGGACTGGACGCGCCCGAACGGTGCGCGCACGGCACCTGCGAGACCTGCGGCGACCGGCAGCTGGGCGGCAACCCGTACCGCAGCACGCACATGATGAGCACCGCCCACCGGTACACGCCCACGACGACCTGGCTGCGCCTCGGCCCCGGTGGCCGGCTCAACGCGTTCGGCGTGCTGGCCGGGCGGCTGGCCTTCTGGACGGAGACCGGCCCGGCCACCGGCGAGTGGAAGGGGCCCTTCGTGCTGGGGGACGGGTGGCTGTGCCCCACCCTGGCGGTGACCGGACTGCCCGGCGGACCGGCCGAGTTGGTGGGCCTGCGCCGCCAGAACGTGGTCGGCGGCGGAGTGACCGTCGACGTCGTGCACACCGCACAGGACCCCGACGGAGGCGGCTTCAGCGGCTGGCGGACCCTGGAGAACCCGGACTGGACGCACGGCGACGGACGCCGCCAGCGCGAGGCCGGCGTGCCCTCCGCGGCCGTCGACCCGGCCGGCCGGCTGCACGTCTTCGTCCGTGACTACGCGCAGGGCGTCAGCCTGCGCCGCCGTGACGTCTCCGGCGCCTGGGGTCCCTGGGAGAACCTCGGCGGCAGCTTCGTGCAGGACGCCGGCGCCGTCCTCGTCACCGAGCGCGGGACCGTGGAGCTGTACGTGCCGGGCAAGAACTCCGTGTGGCGCTGGCACCAGACGGAACCCGGCGGCGCGTTCCTGCTGGACGACACGCTGAAGACGGGCCGCCCGGCCACCGGCGGGGTCACCGCGGTCGACTCGGGCGAGGGCCGCACCTGCCTGTACTTCCGCGAGGCCGGCACCCAGCAGGTCATGGCCTACCGTCAGCACCCCGACGGCCGCTGGCCCGGATCCGGCGCGGGCCTCGGCGGCCACGGCGGTACCGGGCCCGTCGCCGCCCTGTGGGCCCCCGAACGCGGCGCCCGCGAGGCCTACCTGGCCCACCGCGGCAGCCGGGGCCGGCTGGTCGTGTCGCTGCCCGACCGCGACAAGGAGGTCTCCGGCACCCACTGGCACGAGTCCGGCGACATGCTCGCCCACGCCCCGGCGATGGCGTACGACGCCGCGGGCGCCGTGACGGTCGCGGTCATCGGCACGGACGGACGGCTGCGGGTGCGCCGGCAGCTGTCGCCGGCGGTGGGCAGTCCGCTCGGTCCCTGGCGCTGA
- a CDS encoding 3-hydroxyacyl-CoA dehydrogenase NAD-binding domain-containing protein, with amino-acid sequence MSTTAELLKQASDLFPDEVVTSAHVRHFDLPLGAGRFALITLDNGLDHTKPTTFGPQSLANLGAAIDQVEKEAADGEIVGVGLTGKPFIFAVGADLKGVELLKEWDHAYAIGKGGHDVFKRLSGLAVPTFAYYNGAAMGGGVEVGLHCTYRTVSAALPAFSLPEVFLGLVPGWGGCTLLPNLIGPEKAVSVIIENSLNQNKQLKGSQVYELGIADAIFEGADFLEQSLIWTASVLKGEIVVERPVIDRGEAWDQAVAKGRFIADSKVHGAAPAAYRALDIIAAAKNGDLQQGYDAEDKALADLIMGGELRAGIYAFNLVQKRGKRPAGAPDKNLARPVTKVGVVGAGLMASQLALLFLRRLEVPVVLTDIDQERVDKGVGYVHAEIDKLLGKGRIGQDKANRLKALVTGVLDKAEGFADADFVIEAVFEEMGVKQKVFAEVEAVAPAHAILATNTSSLSVSEMASKLKHPERVVGFHFFNPVAVLPLLEIVRGEQTDDASLATAFAVAKKLKKTAVLVKDAPAFVVNRILTRFMGEIQNVIDEGTPVAVAEKAVEPLGLPMSPLVLLELVGPAIGLHVSETLNRAFPDRFTVSPNLKAVVEAGKRGFYVYDSGKPELDPEVAALLKQGDTVLTEEQVRARVLDAVAQEIGLMLDEGVVAEAQDIDLCLITGAGWPFHLGGITPYLDREGVSERVNGKRFLEPGVASVPA; translated from the coding sequence GTGAGCACCACCGCCGAGCTTCTGAAGCAGGCCTCGGACCTGTTCCCGGACGAGGTCGTCACCAGCGCGCACGTACGCCACTTCGACCTCCCCCTGGGCGCCGGGCGCTTCGCCCTGATCACCCTGGACAACGGCCTGGACCACACCAAGCCGACCACCTTCGGCCCGCAGTCGCTGGCGAACCTGGGCGCCGCGATCGACCAGGTCGAGAAGGAGGCCGCGGACGGCGAGATCGTCGGCGTCGGCCTCACCGGCAAGCCGTTCATCTTCGCCGTCGGGGCGGACCTCAAGGGCGTCGAGCTCCTCAAGGAGTGGGACCACGCCTACGCCATCGGCAAGGGCGGCCACGACGTCTTCAAGCGGCTGTCCGGCCTCGCCGTGCCGACGTTCGCGTACTACAACGGCGCCGCGATGGGCGGCGGCGTCGAGGTCGGCCTGCACTGCACCTACCGCACGGTCTCCGCGGCCCTCCCGGCGTTCTCCCTGCCCGAGGTCTTCCTCGGGCTGGTCCCCGGCTGGGGCGGCTGCACGCTGCTGCCGAACCTGATCGGTCCGGAGAAGGCCGTCTCGGTGATCATCGAGAACAGCCTCAACCAGAACAAGCAGCTCAAGGGCTCGCAGGTCTACGAGCTCGGCATCGCCGACGCGATCTTCGAGGGCGCCGACTTCCTGGAGCAGTCGCTCATCTGGACGGCGTCGGTCCTCAAGGGCGAGATCGTGGTCGAGCGCCCGGTGATCGACCGCGGCGAGGCCTGGGACCAGGCCGTCGCCAAGGGCCGCTTCATCGCGGACTCCAAGGTGCACGGCGCCGCCCCGGCCGCCTACCGCGCCCTCGACATCATCGCCGCCGCAAAGAACGGTGACCTCCAGCAGGGGTACGACGCCGAGGACAAGGCGCTCGCCGACCTGATCATGGGTGGCGAACTGCGCGCCGGCATCTACGCGTTCAACCTGGTACAGAAGCGCGGCAAGCGCCCGGCCGGCGCCCCGGACAAGAACCTGGCGCGCCCGGTCACCAAGGTCGGCGTCGTCGGCGCCGGTCTGATGGCCTCCCAGCTCGCGCTGCTCTTCCTGCGCCGCCTTGAGGTGCCGGTCGTACTGACCGACATCGACCAGGAGCGCGTCGACAAGGGTGTGGGCTACGTCCACGCCGAGATCGACAAGCTGCTCGGCAAGGGCCGGATCGGCCAGGACAAGGCCAACCGCCTCAAGGCGCTGGTGACCGGCGTCCTGGACAAGGCCGAGGGCTTCGCGGACGCCGACTTCGTCATCGAAGCGGTGTTCGAGGAAATGGGCGTCAAGCAGAAGGTGTTCGCCGAGGTCGAGGCGGTCGCCCCGGCGCACGCGATCCTCGCCACCAACACCTCGTCCCTGTCCGTGTCGGAGATGGCGTCGAAGCTGAAGCACCCCGAGCGGGTCGTCGGCTTCCACTTCTTCAACCCGGTCGCGGTGCTGCCGCTGCTGGAGATCGTCCGCGGCGAGCAGACCGACGACGCCTCGCTGGCCACGGCGTTCGCCGTCGCCAAGAAGCTGAAGAAGACCGCGGTGCTGGTCAAGGACGCCCCGGCGTTCGTCGTGAACCGCATCCTGACCCGCTTCATGGGCGAGATCCAGAACGTCATCGACGAGGGCACCCCGGTGGCCGTGGCGGAGAAGGCGGTCGAGCCGCTGGGCCTGCCGATGTCCCCGCTGGTGCTGCTGGAGCTGGTCGGCCCGGCGATCGGCCTGCACGTCTCCGAGACGCTCAACAGGGCCTTCCCGGACCGCTTCACGGTCTCCCCGAACCTCAAGGCGGTCGTCGAGGCCGGCAAGCGCGGCTTCTACGTCTACGACTCCGGCAAGCCGGAGCTGGACCCGGAGGTCGCCGCGCTGCTGAAGCAGGGCGACACCGTCCTCACCGAGGAGCAGGTGCGGGCCCGGGTGCTGGACGCGGTGGCGCAGGAGATCGGGCTGATGCTCGACGAGGGCGTCGTCGCCGAGGCCCAGGACATCGACCTCTGCCTGATCACCGGTGCCGGCTGGCCCTTCCACCTGGGCGGCATCACGCCGTACCTGGACCGCGAGGGCGTCTCCGAGCGGGTGAACGGCAAGCGGTTCCTGGAACCGGGGGTCGCGAGCGTCCCGGCGTGA
- a CDS encoding thiolase family protein: MPRTVRDVVFVDGVRTPFGKAGPKGIYHETRADDLVVKAIRELLRRNPGLDPKKIDEVAIAATTQIGDQGLTIGRTAGILAGLPQSVPGYSIDRMCAGALTAVTTVAGSVAFGAYDVAIAGGVEHMGRHPMGEGVDPNPRFVSEKLVDESALFMGMTAENLHDRYPTITKQRADEYAVRSQEKAAKAYANGKIQADLVPISVRRTNAEAGETGWGLVTADEPMRPGTTLENLAGLKTPFRVHGRVTAGNAAGLNDGATASLIASEDFARENNLPVKMRLVSYSFAGVEPEVMGYGPIPATEKALAQAGLSIDDIGLFEINEAFAVQVLAFLEHYGIADDDARVNQYGGAIAFGHPLASSGVRLMTQLARQFEEQPHVRYGLTTMCVGFGMGATVIWENPHFEGDK; encoded by the coding sequence GTGCCTCGTACCGTCAGGGACGTCGTCTTCGTCGACGGCGTCCGCACCCCGTTCGGCAAGGCGGGCCCGAAGGGCATCTACCACGAGACCCGCGCCGACGACCTCGTCGTGAAGGCGATCCGGGAGCTGCTGCGCCGCAACCCCGGCCTGGACCCCAAGAAGATCGACGAGGTCGCCATCGCCGCGACCACGCAGATCGGCGACCAGGGCCTGACCATCGGCCGGACCGCCGGCATCCTCGCCGGACTGCCGCAGTCCGTGCCCGGCTACTCGATCGACCGGATGTGCGCCGGCGCGCTGACCGCCGTCACCACCGTCGCCGGTTCCGTGGCCTTCGGCGCGTACGACGTCGCCATCGCCGGTGGTGTCGAGCACATGGGCCGCCACCCGATGGGTGAGGGCGTGGACCCGAACCCGCGGTTCGTCAGCGAGAAGCTGGTCGACGAGTCGGCGCTGTTCATGGGCATGACCGCCGAGAACCTGCACGACCGCTATCCGACGATCACCAAGCAGCGCGCCGACGAGTACGCCGTGCGCTCGCAGGAGAAGGCCGCCAAGGCGTACGCCAACGGCAAGATCCAGGCCGACCTGGTCCCGATTTCGGTGCGCCGCACCAACGCCGAGGCCGGCGAGACGGGCTGGGGCCTGGTCACCGCCGACGAGCCGATGCGCCCGGGCACCACGCTCGAGAACCTGGCCGGTCTGAAGACCCCCTTCCGCGTCCACGGCCGGGTCACCGCCGGTAACGCGGCCGGTCTGAACGATGGCGCCACCGCCTCCCTCATCGCCTCCGAGGACTTCGCCCGCGAGAACAACCTCCCGGTGAAGATGCGCCTCGTCTCCTACTCCTTCGCGGGTGTGGAGCCGGAGGTCATGGGCTACGGCCCGATCCCGGCCACCGAGAAGGCGCTCGCCCAGGCGGGGCTGTCCATCGACGACATCGGACTGTTCGAGATCAACGAGGCCTTCGCCGTCCAGGTGCTCGCGTTCCTGGAGCACTACGGCATCGCCGACGACGACGCCCGCGTCAACCAGTACGGCGGCGCCATCGCCTTCGGCCACCCGCTGGCCTCCTCCGGCGTCCGCCTGATGACGCAGCTGGCCCGCCAGTTCGAGGAGCAGCCGCACGTCCGCTACGGCCTGACCACCATGTGCGTCGGTTTCGGCATGGGCGCGACGGTCATCTGGGAGAACCCGCACTTCGAGGGGGACAAGTGA
- a CDS encoding ribonuclease D, giving the protein MTDAQETAADSSLRTTGGAPPEDGGSSVTEAPIPLLEPREGIPPVVADEAALAEVITAFAAGSGPVAVDAERASGYRYGQRAYLVQLRRQGAGTALIDPVACPDLSALGEALSGVEWVLHAATQDLPCLREIGMMPTRLFDTELAGRLSGFPRVGLGAMVENVLGFVLEKGHSAVDWSTRPLPEPWLRYAALDVELLVDLRDALEKELDRQGKLEWALQEFDAIAAAPPPEPRKDPWRRTSGMHKVRRRRQLAVVRELWETRDRIAQRRDVSPGKVLSDTAIVEAALALPGTVHALSALNGFGHRMGRRQLEQWQAAVDRAKALPESQLPQPGQPVAGPPPPRAWADKDPAAAARLSAARAGVSALAEELGLPQENLITPDTVRRVCWEPPSADVAAVAGVLRGYGARDWQVELVAPVLVRALSAKAP; this is encoded by the coding sequence GTGACCGACGCCCAAGAAACCGCAGCAGACAGTTCACTGCGAACCACCGGGGGCGCTCCTCCGGAAGACGGCGGATCTTCTGTTACGGAGGCGCCGATCCCTTTGCTGGAGCCGCGTGAGGGCATTCCGCCCGTGGTCGCGGACGAGGCGGCCCTCGCCGAGGTGATCACCGCCTTCGCCGCCGGCTCCGGCCCCGTCGCCGTCGACGCCGAGCGCGCCTCCGGCTACCGCTACGGACAGCGCGCCTACCTCGTGCAGCTGCGCCGCCAGGGCGCGGGGACCGCGCTGATCGATCCGGTGGCCTGCCCCGACCTGTCGGCGCTGGGCGAGGCGCTGTCCGGCGTCGAGTGGGTGCTGCACGCCGCCACCCAGGACCTGCCGTGCCTGCGGGAGATAGGCATGATGCCGACGCGGCTGTTCGACACCGAGCTGGCCGGACGGCTCTCCGGATTCCCGCGGGTCGGCCTCGGGGCCATGGTCGAGAACGTGCTGGGCTTCGTCCTGGAGAAGGGCCACTCCGCCGTCGACTGGTCGACCCGCCCGCTCCCCGAGCCGTGGCTGCGGTACGCGGCCCTCGACGTCGAGCTGCTCGTCGACCTGCGGGACGCGCTGGAGAAGGAACTGGACCGGCAGGGCAAGCTCGAATGGGCCCTGCAGGAGTTCGACGCGATCGCCGCCGCGCCGCCGCCGGAGCCCCGCAAGGACCCGTGGCGCCGTACGTCGGGCATGCACAAGGTGCGTCGGCGCCGGCAGCTCGCCGTGGTGCGCGAGCTGTGGGAGACCCGGGACCGGATCGCGCAGCGCAGGGACGTCTCGCCGGGCAAGGTGCTGTCGGACACGGCCATCGTCGAGGCCGCGCTGGCCCTGCCGGGCACGGTGCACGCGCTGTCCGCGCTGAACGGGTTCGGGCACCGGATGGGGCGGCGGCAGCTGGAGCAGTGGCAGGCCGCGGTGGATCGCGCCAAGGCGCTGCCGGAGTCGCAGCTGCCGCAGCCGGGCCAGCCGGTCGCGGGGCCTCCGCCGCCGCGCGCGTGGGCCGACAAGGATCCGGCGGCGGCCGCCCGGCTGTCCGCGGCGCGGGCCGGCGTGTCCGCGCTGGCCGAGGAGCTCGGTCTGCCGCAGGAGAACCTGATCACGCCGGACACCGTGCGGCGGGTGTGCTGGGAACCGCCGTCGGCCGACGTGGCGGCCGTGGCCGGGGTGCTGCGCGGGTACGGGGCCCGCGACTGGCAGGTCGAGCTGGTCGCGCCGGTTCTGGTGAGGGCTCTTTCCGCCAAGGCGCCGTAG